The Barnesiella propionica genome has a window encoding:
- the glgP gene encoding alpha-glucan family phosphorylase, producing the protein MKIQVSNTNAPCWRDITVKSQVPSELNNLVTMSKNLWWVWNSEAIDLFRNIDPDLWRSTNNNPVLMLQRIGYERMEEIVKDKAMMRRIEDVYDDFQKYMNVEKRTDVPSISYFSMEYGLCNILKIYSGGLGVLAGDYLKEASDSNINMTAVGFLYRYGYFTQTLSIDGQQIANYEAQNFNQLPLEQVTDPDGHPLVLEVPYPGRIIYANIWKVSVGRINLYLLDTDLEQNSEFDRPITYQLYGGDWENRMKQEYMLGIGGILMLNKLGIKTDLYHCNEGHAALINVQRLVDYVQEEKLAFEEALELVRASSLYTVHTPVPAGHDYFDESLFGKYMGEFPAKLGIEWKDLMNMGRENPDTNEKFSMSVFACNTCQEVNGVSWLHGKVSQKMFQPIWKGYSADELHVGYVTNGVHMPTWAASEWKEFYIKTFGHNFMEHQSEFKAWEKIYEVQDEEIWNIRQTMKQKFVRFIRDEFRDTWLKNQGDPSRIVSILERINPNALMIGFARRFATYKRAHLLFTDLERLSKIVNNPNYPVQFIFAGKAHPADGGGQGLIKRIVEISRMPEFLGKIIFLENYDMKVAKRLISGVDIWLNTPTRPLEASGTSGEKAEMNGVLNFSVLDGWWYEGYKEGAGWALTEKRTFQDQSQQDKLDAATIYSMLENQIIPLYFAKNSKGYSPEWIQYIKNSIAQIAPEFTMKRMLDDYIYRFYDKEGKRSKLLKANNFAKAKEIAAWKQEVASKWNEIEISSVSIPEGLLYNPHVGENYNIEVVIDNKGLGNCLGVELIVAGVENGETLPYKAHELEIVKTDGTKTTYQLKYQLNDAGVYRYSFRMYPKNADLPHRQDFAYVRWF; encoded by the coding sequence ATGAAAATTCAAGTTAGTAATACTAACGCTCCCTGTTGGCGTGATATTACAGTTAAGTCTCAAGTTCCCTCCGAATTAAATAACCTGGTAACAATGTCCAAGAATCTATGGTGGGTATGGAACAGCGAAGCTATAGACCTATTCCGGAACATTGATCCTGATCTGTGGAGATCTACTAATAATAACCCCGTACTGATGTTACAACGCATCGGTTACGAACGCATGGAAGAAATTGTCAAAGACAAAGCTATGATGAGAAGAATAGAAGATGTCTATGATGATTTTCAAAAATATATGAATGTTGAGAAGCGTACGGACGTTCCCTCCATCTCTTACTTCAGTATGGAATACGGGTTATGTAACATCCTGAAAATATATTCCGGAGGTTTAGGTGTTCTTGCCGGAGACTATCTGAAAGAAGCCAGCGACAGCAACATAAACATGACCGCCGTAGGTTTCTTGTACCGGTACGGCTATTTTACCCAAACTCTTTCTATTGACGGACAACAAATTGCCAACTACGAAGCTCAGAATTTCAACCAGTTACCTCTGGAGCAAGTTACCGATCCTGACGGCCATCCTCTTGTACTGGAAGTGCCATACCCGGGACGTATCATCTATGCCAACATCTGGAAAGTAAGTGTAGGACGTATCAATTTGTACCTGCTGGATACTGATTTGGAACAGAACAGCGAATTCGACCGCCCGATCACATATCAGCTCTATGGAGGCGATTGGGAAAACCGTATGAAACAAGAATATATGCTGGGGATCGGCGGTATTCTCATGTTGAACAAATTAGGTATAAAAACAGATTTGTACCATTGCAACGAAGGACATGCCGCCCTCATCAACGTTCAACGTCTGGTCGATTATGTACAGGAAGAAAAACTTGCATTCGAAGAAGCTCTCGAACTGGTGCGTGCCTCATCTCTATATACCGTACACACACCAGTACCTGCGGGACACGATTATTTTGACGAATCTCTTTTCGGAAAATATATGGGTGAATTCCCTGCCAAACTGGGTATCGAGTGGAAAGACCTGATGAACATGGGCCGTGAGAATCCCGATACCAATGAAAAATTCTCCATGAGCGTGTTTGCCTGCAATACCTGCCAAGAAGTAAACGGCGTAAGCTGGCTCCACGGAAAAGTTTCTCAAAAGATGTTCCAGCCCATATGGAAAGGATACAGCGCAGACGAACTCCACGTCGGTTATGTTACCAATGGCGTACATATGCCCACATGGGCTGCTTCGGAATGGAAAGAATTCTATATCAAAACATTCGGGCATAATTTTATGGAACATCAGTCCGAATTCAAAGCCTGGGAAAAAATATACGAGGTACAGGACGAAGAAATATGGAATATCCGCCAGACCATGAAACAAAAATTCGTACGTTTCATCCGGGACGAGTTCAGAGACACATGGCTTAAAAATCAAGGAGACCCTTCGCGCATTGTATCTATTCTGGAACGCATAAACCCGAATGCCCTGATGATAGGTTTCGCCCGTCGTTTTGCTACATACAAGCGTGCACACTTGTTATTTACCGATTTAGAAAGACTTTCTAAAATAGTCAATAATCCCAATTATCCTGTTCAGTTCATTTTTGCAGGAAAAGCTCATCCGGCCGACGGAGGAGGCCAGGGACTCATCAAACGAATCGTGGAAATATCGCGTATGCCTGAATTCCTGGGTAAAATTATTTTCCTGGAAAATTATGACATGAAAGTAGCCAAACGCCTTATTTCAGGTGTGGATATTTGGTTAAACACCCCTACCCGTCCGCTCGAGGCGTCGGGTACATCCGGCGAAAAAGCAGAAATGAACGGTGTACTTAATTTCTCCGTACTGGACGGATGGTGGTATGAAGGATATAAGGAAGGAGCCGGATGGGCCCTTACCGAAAAACGTACATTCCAGGATCAAAGCCAGCAGGATAAGCTGGATGCTGCTACGATATATTCAATGCTTGAAAATCAGATTATTCCTCTCTATTTTGCAAAAAACAGCAAGGGTTATTCTCCGGAATGGATACAATACATAAAAAATTCCATTGCACAGATTGCTCCTGAATTTACAATGAAACGTATGCTCGACGACTACATTTACCGTTTCTACGACAAAGAAGGAAAACGTTCTAAATTACTAAAAGCCAATAACTTTGCAAAAGCAAAAGAAATAGCGGCCTGGAAGCAGGAAGTTGCCTCCAAATGGAATGAAATAGAAATAAGCAGCGTATCCATACCTGAAGGATTACTATACAATCCTCATGTCGGAGAAAATTATAACATCGAGGTGGTAATCGACAATAAAGGATTGGGAAACTGTCTGGGTGTTGAATTAATAGTAGCGGGAGTAGAGAATGGAGAAACACTGCCCTATAAAGCGCATGAGCTCGAAATCGTAAAAACCGACGGAACAAAGACTACTTACCAGTTGAAATACCAACTCAATGATGCCGGAGTTTACCGTTATTCGTTCCGCATGTACCCAAAAAATGCCGACCTGCCCCACCGTCAGGATTTCGCATACGTACGTTGGTTCTGA
- the prfA gene encoding peptide chain release factor 1, producing the protein MSENTLLSRLEGLQLRFEEVGLLITDPAVIGDMKRFVKLTKEYRDLEKIYKATLRYKQVLGTIEEARVILETENDAEMKEMAKEELDNCNSTLPALEEEIKLLLIPADPEDGKNAIVEIRGGTGGDEAAIFAGDLFRMYAKYCEIKGWKIEVTSFNEGTAGGYKEIIFTVSGENVYGILKYESGVHRVQRVPATETQGRVHTSAATVAVLPEAEEFDVEINEKDIRTDIFCASGHGGQSVNTTYSAIRLVHIPTGITVQCQDEKSQLKNKAKAMVELRSRIYNMEHQKYLDEIAGKRKTMVSSGDRSAKIRTYNYPQGRITDHRINYTIYNLTAFMDGDIQDCIDHLIVAENAERLKESEL; encoded by the coding sequence ATGAGCGAAAACACGTTACTAAGTCGACTGGAAGGTTTACAACTCCGTTTCGAAGAAGTGGGACTTCTTATCACCGATCCCGCAGTGATAGGCGATATGAAACGATTTGTAAAACTTACAAAAGAATACAGGGATCTGGAAAAAATATATAAAGCCACCTTACGTTACAAACAAGTACTCGGCACGATAGAGGAAGCACGTGTCATACTGGAGACTGAAAATGACGCTGAAATGAAAGAAATGGCTAAAGAAGAACTGGATAACTGCAATAGTACTCTGCCGGCTCTGGAAGAAGAGATAAAATTATTGCTGATCCCGGCCGATCCTGAAGACGGGAAAAACGCCATTGTAGAGATACGAGGAGGTACCGGAGGAGACGAAGCAGCCATCTTTGCCGGAGACTTGTTCCGTATGTACGCCAAATATTGTGAAATCAAAGGGTGGAAAATAGAAGTAACAAGTTTCAACGAAGGAACTGCAGGAGGTTACAAAGAAATTATTTTCACCGTCTCTGGAGAGAACGTATACGGAATTTTAAAATATGAATCGGGAGTCCACCGGGTTCAACGGGTACCAGCAACCGAAACACAAGGACGCGTGCATACGTCGGCCGCTACCGTAGCCGTATTGCCGGAAGCAGAAGAGTTTGACGTAGAGATTAACGAAAAAGATATACGTACTGATATCTTTTGTGCTTCGGGACACGGAGGACAATCGGTAAATACAACCTACTCTGCCATCCGTCTGGTACATATCCCTACCGGCATCACCGTTCAATGCCAGGATGAAAAATCACAGTTAAAAAATAAAGCAAAGGCCATGGTCGAACTTCGTTCACGTATCTATAACATGGAACACCAGAAATATCTGGATGAAATCGCCGGAAAAAGAAAAACAATGGTTTCATCAGGCGACCGTTCGGCCAAAATACGAACCTACAATTATCCGCAAGGACGTATTACAGACCACCGTATCAACTACACTATATATAACCTTACCGCATTCATGGACGGGGACATACAAGATTGTATCGACCACCTGATCGTAGCGGAGAATGCCGAACGTTTGAAAGAAAGCGAATTATAA
- a CDS encoding creatininase family protein, with the protein MDKVEKEIDILLTNFGTVREICYNLAVLPWGATEPHNLHLPYLTDCYLSHDVAVMAAREALEKSGVRCMVLPPIPLGQQNPGQWQQPFCIHARYETQKAVLSDIVISLYRQGLRKLVIVNGHGGNCFKNMIRDMEFEFPDFLIVVVDWFSVLPQTGYFERHDDHAGELETSAMLYLRPELVNLDDAGKGEYRSFAVSSLREKTGWTPRNWERVSDDTGVGDPRLSSKEKGEKFIRDVSGKIAELFVQIVRDDLYE; encoded by the coding sequence ATGGATAAAGTGGAAAAGGAAATAGATATTTTGCTTACCAATTTTGGAACGGTACGTGAAATTTGTTATAATCTGGCTGTACTCCCGTGGGGAGCTACCGAACCACACAATTTGCATTTACCCTATTTGACAGACTGCTATCTTTCTCATGATGTGGCGGTCATGGCTGCGCGGGAAGCTCTGGAGAAGTCAGGAGTAAGATGTATGGTGCTCCCTCCTATACCTTTGGGACAGCAAAATCCCGGACAATGGCAGCAGCCTTTCTGTATTCATGCCCGTTACGAAACTCAAAAAGCGGTTTTATCGGATATTGTTATCTCGCTGTACAGGCAAGGTTTGCGCAAACTGGTTATTGTGAACGGTCATGGAGGAAATTGCTTTAAAAATATGATTCGCGATATGGAATTCGAATTTCCGGATTTTCTGATAGTAGTCGTAGACTGGTTCTCCGTTTTACCGCAAACCGGTTACTTTGAACGACACGATGACCATGCCGGTGAACTGGAGACTTCGGCTATGTTGTATTTACGTCCTGAGTTGGTAAATCTTGATGATGCAGGGAAGGGGGAATACCGTTCGTTTGCTGTAAGTTCACTTCGTGAAAAAACTGGCTGGACTCCCCGAAACTGGGAACGGGTTTCGGACGATACGGGGGTAGGTGATCCCCGTCTTTCTTCGAAAGAAAAGGGAGAAAAGTTTATACGTGACGTTTCGGGGAAAATAGCGGAATTATTTGTGCAAATAGTCAGGGACGATCTGTATGAGTAA
- the pyrF gene encoding orotidine-5'-phosphate decarboxylase, with protein sequence MNRKELFENIKRKKTFLCVGLDTDIKKIPVYLQKKEDPIFEFNKIIIDSTANLCVAYKPNLAFYESLGLEGWKAFEKTVRYIQAYYPDQFIIADAKRGDIGNTSEMYARSFFGHLDIDSVTVAPYMGEDSIKPFLGYPGKWVIVLGLTSNKGSQDFQFTTDINGERLFEKVMRISREWADEDQMMYVVGATQGKLFEDVRKILPHHFLLVPGVGAQGGSLQEVVEYGINSSCGLLVNSSRKIIYAANDENFGAAAREEAKRVQEEMEYLLKAKKLI encoded by the coding sequence ATGAACAGAAAAGAACTTTTCGAAAACATCAAACGTAAAAAAACATTCTTATGTGTGGGACTGGATACCGACATTAAGAAAATACCAGTATATCTTCAGAAAAAAGAAGATCCGATCTTTGAATTTAATAAAATCATTATCGATTCTACCGCCAACCTGTGTGTAGCATACAAACCGAACCTGGCTTTTTACGAAAGTCTCGGTTTGGAAGGATGGAAAGCTTTCGAAAAAACCGTACGTTACATTCAAGCATATTATCCGGATCAATTCATTATCGCCGATGCCAAACGAGGCGACATAGGTAATACTTCGGAAATGTATGCCCGCAGTTTTTTCGGACATTTGGATATCGATTCCGTAACTGTGGCTCCTTATATGGGCGAAGACAGCATTAAGCCTTTTCTGGGTTATCCGGGCAAATGGGTCATTGTACTGGGACTTACTTCTAATAAGGGCTCCCAAGATTTTCAATTTACTACCGACATAAACGGTGAGCGTCTTTTTGAAAAGGTCATGCGCATTTCCCGGGAATGGGCCGATGAAGACCAGATGATGTATGTCGTAGGTGCGACTCAAGGAAAATTATTTGAAGATGTCCGCAAAATACTGCCCCATCATTTCCTGCTTGTACCGGGCGTAGGCGCTCAAGGAGGAAGCCTGCAAGAAGTAGTGGAATACGGCATCAACAGCAGTTGCGGATTATTGGTCAATTCGTCCCGTAAAATCATTTACGCCGCAAATGACGAAAACTTCGGAGCAGCAGCCCGGGAAGAGGCAAAACGTGTGCAGGAAGAGATGGAGTACTTGCTCAAAGCAAAGAAACTCATTTAA
- a CDS encoding glycosyltransferase gives MTDQYKKPDYIFEISWEVCNMVGGIYTVLSTKARTLQKEYKDKLIFVGPDIWKGKESPYFTEIPSLLNEWKKQLQFPYEIKVRTGRWNIPGNPIVILVNFDALYAVKNEFYGKMWELYGVESLQAYGDYDEACAFSHAAALVLENYYRFIKGEKLNIVAHFDEWTTGMGLLYIKHQLPCIATLFTTHATSIGRSIAGNNKPLYDYMKGYHGDQMAQELNMVSKHSVEKHAARQTDCFTTVSDITARECTQLLERTPDVVTPNGFEEDFIPDKANYIIKREEARERLLKIASSLAGYYISKDAFLIATSGRYEYKNKGIDLFIDAMHRLSVKDELKKEIIAFVMVPAWVKAPRTDVADRVNSPLQATTPLPDPVITHTLNNYNEDRIINQIHKLGMQNRIHDKVKIIFIPSYLTGSDGIANLLYYDLLIGLDATAFPSYYEPWGYTPLESIAFGIPTITTDLSGFGQWINSRNEHGLEKTGVEVLHRTDSNYDEVADNLAQTVTELSNKSVKEKEIINKAAAKVACEAQWKNFIQYYSQAYDTALKKAEERNNKRLRQQ, from the coding sequence ATGACTGATCAATATAAAAAACCCGATTACATTTTTGAAATCAGCTGGGAAGTGTGCAATATGGTTGGAGGTATTTATACCGTATTGTCCACAAAAGCAAGAACTCTTCAAAAAGAATATAAAGACAAACTCATATTTGTCGGACCTGATATATGGAAAGGAAAAGAGTCTCCGTACTTTACCGAGATTCCCTCTCTGCTGAACGAATGGAAAAAACAACTACAATTTCCTTACGAAATAAAAGTACGTACCGGACGCTGGAACATACCGGGCAATCCCATTGTCATATTAGTGAATTTCGATGCTTTATATGCTGTCAAGAATGAATTCTATGGCAAAATGTGGGAGTTATACGGAGTCGAGTCGCTGCAAGCATACGGAGATTATGACGAAGCATGTGCTTTTTCTCATGCGGCCGCCCTGGTCCTCGAGAACTATTATCGGTTCATAAAAGGTGAAAAACTAAATATTGTTGCTCATTTCGACGAATGGACCACAGGGATGGGATTGTTATATATCAAACATCAATTACCCTGCATTGCAACATTATTTACAACACACGCAACTTCTATCGGCCGTTCTATCGCCGGCAACAATAAACCTCTGTATGACTACATGAAAGGTTATCACGGCGACCAGATGGCTCAGGAGCTGAATATGGTTTCAAAACATTCGGTAGAAAAACACGCCGCCCGACAAACCGATTGTTTTACGACTGTCAGCGATATCACGGCACGCGAATGTACACAACTCCTGGAACGTACTCCCGATGTCGTAACTCCTAACGGCTTTGAAGAAGACTTTATCCCGGACAAAGCGAACTACATAATAAAAAGAGAAGAAGCAAGGGAAAGGCTTTTAAAAATAGCATCTTCTCTGGCAGGATATTATATATCCAAAGACGCATTCTTAATAGCTACATCGGGACGCTATGAATATAAAAATAAAGGCATAGACCTGTTTATCGACGCCATGCACCGTCTATCGGTAAAAGACGAACTGAAAAAAGAAATCATCGCATTCGTCATGGTACCTGCTTGGGTAAAAGCACCCCGTACCGACGTCGCCGACAGGGTAAACAGCCCTTTACAGGCAACAACTCCTCTTCCCGACCCTGTAATTACGCATACATTAAACAATTATAATGAAGACCGAATCATCAACCAAATCCATAAACTGGGTATGCAAAACCGGATACATGATAAGGTGAAAATCATATTCATTCCATCTTACCTGACAGGAAGTGATGGTATTGCCAACCTTTTGTATTACGATTTGTTAATAGGTTTAGATGCGACGGCTTTTCCTTCGTATTACGAACCCTGGGGATACACTCCGCTGGAAAGTATCGCTTTCGGAATTCCCACTATCACGACTGATTTATCGGGATTCGGACAATGGATAAACAGCCGGAACGAACATGGCCTTGAAAAAACCGGTGTGGAAGTATTACACAGGACCGATTCAAATTATGATGAAGTAGCCGATAATTTGGCTCAGACTGTAACGGAACTTAGCAATAAGAGCGTAAAAGAAAAAGAAATAATAAACAAAGCGGCAGCAAAAGTCGCATGCGAAGCTCAATGGAAAAACTTTATCCAATATTACTCACAGGCATACGACACTGCCCTGAAAAAAGCTGAAGAAAGAAATAACAAACGATTAAGACAACAATAA
- a CDS encoding amidohydrolase, translating into MENLRVSLLQTDIFWENKAGNLYKQDATLSALAGKADLVILPEMFTTGFSMNAVTLAENEEGETIAALKKWAGMYDMAIAGSFIAREGKDCYNRGFLALPSGDICFYDKRHLFRMGDEGRFFTEGKQRLIVEYKGWKICLLVCYDLRFPVWCRNRDNEYDLLIFVASWPQSRIHTWRSLLVARAIENAAYVCGVNRVGTDGASLIYSGESLIVDEKGYILAEGEPGIEQIVSAELDLTHLHRFREKFPVWKDADDFTIKL; encoded by the coding sequence ATGGAAAACTTAAGAGTGTCTTTGTTACAGACCGATATTTTTTGGGAGAACAAAGCCGGGAACTTGTATAAGCAGGATGCGACATTGTCTGCTCTGGCTGGTAAAGCCGACTTGGTAATATTACCCGAAATGTTTACTACCGGTTTTTCTATGAATGCGGTCACCTTAGCTGAAAACGAAGAGGGTGAAACTATTGCAGCCTTGAAAAAATGGGCCGGAATGTATGATATGGCTATTGCCGGAAGTTTTATTGCCCGTGAAGGAAAAGATTGTTATAACCGGGGATTCCTCGCATTGCCTTCGGGTGACATCTGTTTTTATGATAAGCGTCATCTTTTCAGGATGGGCGATGAAGGCCGTTTTTTTACGGAGGGAAAACAACGGCTTATTGTAGAGTATAAAGGATGGAAAATATGCTTATTGGTGTGTTATGATCTGCGTTTTCCCGTATGGTGCCGTAATCGCGACAATGAATATGACTTGTTGATATTTGTAGCGAGTTGGCCGCAATCTCGGATTCATACCTGGCGTAGTCTTTTGGTTGCCCGTGCCATAGAAAATGCGGCGTATGTATGCGGTGTGAACCGGGTGGGTACGGATGGCGCTTCGCTGATATATTCTGGAGAATCTTTGATCGTAGATGAAAAAGGATATATTCTGGCCGAGGGGGAACCTGGGATAGAACAGATCGTATCGGCTGAACTTGATTTAACACATTTACATCGTTTCAGGGAAAAATTTCCTGTATGGAAAGATGCTGATGATTTCACTATAAAATTATGA
- a CDS encoding lysophospholipid acyltransferase family protein, giving the protein MKRSFSRFLLRLFGWKVVATVPDFPKSVICVAPHTSNWDFILGKLAYTALGRQAGFLMKKEWFFFPLGYLFRWMGGVPVSRDRRTDLVEQLAERYRSSERFSIAVTPEATRKRNANWKRGFYYIAQAANVPIVLAFIDYKDKRIGLEKVFTPTGDIDADMRSIKEYYKKFHARHPENFTADEE; this is encoded by the coding sequence ATGAAACGATCATTTAGTCGTTTCCTGTTGCGTTTGTTCGGATGGAAGGTAGTTGCGACAGTTCCCGATTTTCCTAAAAGTGTTATTTGTGTGGCTCCCCATACCAGTAATTGGGATTTTATTTTGGGTAAATTGGCGTACACTGCATTGGGCCGGCAGGCGGGATTCCTGATGAAGAAGGAGTGGTTTTTCTTTCCATTAGGATATTTGTTTCGTTGGATGGGAGGTGTTCCGGTGTCCCGTGATAGACGGACCGACTTAGTGGAACAACTGGCTGAAAGATACCGTTCCAGTGAACGGTTCTCCATTGCAGTAACCCCGGAGGCTACACGAAAACGGAATGCTAACTGGAAACGTGGTTTTTATTATATTGCGCAAGCAGCCAATGTGCCTATCGTATTGGCCTTTATCGATTATAAGGATAAGCGGATAGGACTGGAAAAGGTATTTACTCCTACGGGGGATATTGATGCCGATATGCGTTCCATCAAAGAATATTATAAAAAATTTCATGCACGTCATCCCGAAAATTTTACGGCGGATGAAGAATAG
- a CDS encoding ABC transporter permease: MSKISLIIEREYMTRVQKKTFILMTILTPIIIVASVAVPILLSLITDEVRNVTIVDQTKMYSEVFKDNDEYKFTYIGGEATKPAELSSQEEQPYAFVVINDNLLENPKGINIYSSKQVTAGFESLVTNTMEDYLKNEKLASYNIPDIKQLINDSNIKLEISTIRLDKEGGETETSTATVTVIGMACTLIIYMFLLLYGGQVMQSVMQEKTNRIVEVMVSSVKPFELMMGKIISIGLVGLTQIAIWIIFIGGMLAAGGAILGASGALSGIDTAVSANMASMGAPEQQAALQELGAANNIATILDSINFTELISFFILFFIGGYILYASLFAAIGSAVDNESDTNQFMIPITIIIIFALYAGMFSAENPDGPLSFWCSMIPFTSPIVMMVRIPYGVPVWELALSLSILYASAIGLTWIAGRIYRVGILMYGKKPSYKEMLKWIKYKA, translated from the coding sequence ATGAGCAAAATATCTCTTATCATCGAACGGGAATATATGACGCGGGTACAGAAAAAGACCTTTATTCTCATGACTATCCTCACCCCCATTATTATCGTCGCCAGTGTCGCCGTACCTATATTGTTATCTCTTATCACCGATGAAGTGCGTAATGTAACAATAGTAGACCAGACTAAAATGTACAGTGAAGTATTTAAAGATAATGACGAATACAAATTTACTTATATCGGGGGAGAGGCCACAAAACCGGCCGAACTAAGCTCACAGGAAGAGCAGCCTTATGCTTTCGTGGTTATCAACGATAATCTACTGGAAAATCCGAAAGGTATCAATATTTACTCAAGCAAACAGGTCACAGCCGGATTCGAGTCTCTCGTCACGAATACTATGGAAGATTACCTGAAGAACGAGAAACTGGCTTCATACAATATTCCCGATATAAAACAACTGATAAATGACTCCAATATTAAACTGGAAATAAGCACTATACGTCTTGATAAAGAAGGAGGAGAAACCGAAACGTCCACGGCAACCGTCACAGTCATAGGTATGGCATGTACTCTTATCATCTATATGTTCCTGCTTTTATATGGCGGGCAAGTAATGCAAAGTGTTATGCAGGAAAAAACAAACCGTATCGTTGAAGTCATGGTATCTTCGGTAAAACCGTTCGAACTGATGATGGGAAAAATCATCAGTATCGGCTTGGTAGGCCTTACACAAATAGCTATCTGGATTATCTTTATCGGCGGTATGCTCGCCGCAGGAGGTGCCATACTCGGTGCATCGGGAGCGTTATCGGGAATAGATACAGCCGTATCGGCCAACATGGCAAGCATGGGCGCACCTGAACAACAGGCAGCACTACAAGAACTGGGCGCCGCCAATAATATCGCGACAATATTGGATAGTATCAACTTTACGGAGCTTATCTCTTTTTTCATACTCTTCTTTATCGGAGGTTATATTCTGTATGCATCACTGTTCGCTGCAATAGGATCTGCAGTAGACAATGAATCGGACACTAATCAATTTATGATCCCCATTACAATAATTATCATTTTTGCATTATACGCAGGTATGTTCAGTGCTGAAAACCCTGACGGGCCTTTGTCTTTCTGGTGCTCGATGATACCTTTTACCTCTCCAATCGTTATGATGGTACGCATTCCTTACGGAGTACCTGTATGGGAACTGGCTCTTTCTCTCTCTATCCTCTATGCATCGGCTATTGGGCTTACATGGATAGCAGGACGCATATACCGGGTAGGTATCCTCATGTATGGAAAAAAACCGAGCTACAAAGAGATGCTTAAATGGATTAAATACAAAGCTTAG
- a CDS encoding ABC transporter ATP-binding protein gives MYYLEAQNIVKQYASHKALDDVSIQVPENHIYGLLGPNGAGKTTLIRIINQITGPDSGQILIEGRPIQPKDVENIGYLPEERGLYKKMKVGEQILYLARLKGLSKAEAKQRMETWFRKFDIKGWEKKKIEELSKGMQQKIQFITTVIHRPKLLIFDEPFSGFDPVNANLLKQEILELRKQGATIIFSTHNMSSVEELCDEITLINRSKAVLQGEVNDIREKHKKNIFRIAIQDGNLPADPDKYDILETQAYRRGSISTIAKKEMSNSELIGYLNEHYQLTAFEEILPTMNEIFIDTVGASALNEDNNQ, from the coding sequence ATGTACTATCTTGAAGCACAAAATATCGTCAAACAATATGCTTCGCACAAAGCCCTTGACGATGTAAGCATACAGGTTCCGGAAAATCATATATACGGTTTGCTGGGTCCTAACGGTGCAGGAAAAACGACTCTCATCCGTATTATTAACCAGATCACCGGTCCCGATAGCGGGCAAATACTCATCGAAGGTCGTCCTATCCAACCAAAAGATGTGGAGAATATAGGTTATCTGCCGGAAGAACGCGGATTGTACAAGAAAATGAAAGTAGGCGAACAGATACTTTATCTGGCTCGTTTAAAAGGGCTCTCCAAAGCAGAAGCTAAACAACGGATGGAAACGTGGTTCAGAAAATTCGATATTAAAGGCTGGGAGAAAAAGAAAATCGAAGAGCTTTCAAAAGGTATGCAACAGAAAATCCAGTTCATTACCACCGTAATTCATCGTCCCAAATTACTTATTTTCGATGAACCGTTCAGTGGTTTCGATCCGGTCAATGCCAACTTGCTGAAGCAAGAAATACTGGAACTGCGCAAACAGGGGGCTACCATTATTTTCTCTACCCATAATATGAGCTCGGTAGAAGAATTATGCGATGAAATAACTCTTATCAACCGTTCGAAAGCCGTACTACAAGGTGAAGTAAACGATATAAGGGAAAAACATAAAAAAAACATATTCCGTATTGCCATTCAGGATGGTAATTTACCGGCCGATCCCGACAAGTACGATATACTGGAAACACAGGCGTATCGCCGGGGCAGCATCTCCACCATTGCAAAAAAAGAGATGAGTAACAGCGAACTGATAGGTTATCTCAATGAACACTACCAGCTTACGGCTTTTGAAGAAATATTGCCTACCATGAACGAAATATTCATCGATACGGTAGGAGCTTCGGCCCTTAACGAAGATAATAACCAATAA